One genomic window of uncultured delta proteobacterium includes the following:
- the glyS gene encoding Glycine--tRNA ligase beta subunit — protein MLSFTLEIGVEEFPARFLPGLEKELRERFSAAFTEAGVPFDDLRVLSTPRRSAVLARVAANSEQREELVMGPPVRVAYDGNGNPTKAAEGFAKTQGVAMAALFRETTDKGEYLAARKTVGGEKTADVLARICPEIIESLSFPKRMHWGNGTFTFARPLRWLLAMLDNAVIPFTVGGVASGNTTVGHRVHGFGPFTLSAASDYRAVIADKCGVTVDPAERRAAIIKGGNALAEKAGGVVLWKESLLDEVQGLTEHPVPLLGGFDAGFLEIPREVLLTSMESHQKSFGVEGKDGKLLPHFCTVLNMTPPDEDLVRKGWERVLRARLEDARFFWKTDLASGFDAWLASLDAVIFLAPLGSMGDKTRRLEALCRYLAETTGLVAPDDAARAGRLSKADLVSGMVGEFDSLQGIMGGIYAAKRGETPVVAQALREQYLPAGPDTPVPASLCGAFLSLADKADTMAGCFGLGMIPTGAADPYALRRCALGIARIIEEHGLALDIEAFFAKAQSLYSGIAWKLPQPEALGKLLEFFATRLKNQMVGQGNDTLLVEAVLSSDSRDVRGAHARLHALKAFSQESDFAQTAMTFKRVANIVRKQEQEEGVHFSGTYDVSLLAEDAEKALAEAVAVFARECDSLWEQGRYEELLRKAGALRPSVDAFFDGVMVMVDDAALRRNRLELLAAILQRMGRLADFSALQM, from the coding sequence ATGCTGAGCTTCACTCTTGAAATAGGGGTCGAGGAATTTCCGGCCCGTTTTCTGCCCGGCCTGGAAAAAGAGCTGCGGGAACGGTTCAGCGCGGCGTTTACCGAAGCCGGCGTTCCCTTTGACGATTTGCGCGTTCTGTCCACGCCGCGCCGTTCCGCCGTTCTGGCGCGGGTTGCGGCAAATTCCGAACAACGCGAAGAACTGGTGATGGGGCCGCCCGTCAGGGTCGCCTATGACGGAAACGGCAACCCCACCAAGGCCGCCGAAGGTTTTGCCAAGACCCAGGGCGTCGCCATGGCGGCGCTGTTCCGGGAAACCACGGACAAAGGCGAATACCTGGCCGCCCGGAAAACGGTCGGCGGTGAAAAAACGGCCGACGTCCTCGCCCGCATCTGCCCCGAAATTATCGAATCCCTTTCCTTCCCCAAGAGAATGCACTGGGGGAACGGCACCTTTACCTTTGCCCGGCCCTTGCGCTGGCTTCTCGCCATGTTGGATAACGCCGTCATTCCCTTCACGGTGGGCGGGGTCGCCTCGGGCAATACGACCGTCGGGCACAGGGTGCATGGGTTCGGCCCCTTCACGTTAAGCGCGGCGTCGGACTACCGGGCCGTCATCGCGGACAAGTGCGGCGTCACCGTTGATCCGGCGGAGCGCCGCGCCGCCATCATCAAGGGCGGCAATGCCCTGGCGGAAAAGGCCGGCGGCGTTGTTCTGTGGAAGGAAAGCCTGCTGGATGAAGTGCAGGGCCTGACGGAGCATCCCGTACCGCTTCTCGGCGGTTTTGACGCCGGTTTCCTGGAGATTCCGCGCGAGGTGCTGCTGACCAGCATGGAAAGCCACCAGAAGAGTTTTGGCGTGGAAGGCAAGGACGGAAAGCTTCTGCCGCATTTTTGCACTGTTCTGAACATGACGCCGCCCGACGAGGACCTTGTCCGCAAAGGCTGGGAACGCGTGTTGCGCGCCCGGCTGGAAGACGCCCGGTTTTTCTGGAAAACGGACCTCGCTTCCGGCTTCGACGCCTGGCTCGCCTCTCTGGATGCGGTCATCTTCCTTGCCCCGCTGGGCAGCATGGGTGACAAGACGCGCCGTCTGGAAGCGCTGTGCCGGTACCTGGCGGAAACAACGGGGCTTGTCGCTCCGGATGATGCCGCGCGCGCCGGGCGCCTTTCCAAGGCGGACCTTGTCTCCGGCATGGTGGGCGAATTCGATTCCCTCCAGGGCATCATGGGGGGCATCTATGCGGCGAAGCGGGGCGAAACACCCGTTGTGGCGCAGGCCCTGCGCGAGCAATACCTGCCCGCCGGGCCGGATACCCCCGTGCCCGCGAGCCTGTGCGGCGCGTTTTTGTCCCTCGCGGACAAGGCCGATACCATGGCGGGCTGCTTCGGGCTGGGCATGATCCCCACCGGGGCTGCGGACCCGTATGCCCTGCGGCGCTGCGCCCTCGGCATCGCGCGAATCATCGAGGAACACGGCCTTGCCCTTGATATCGAAGCCTTTTTCGCCAAAGCCCAATCCCTTTACAGCGGCATTGCGTGGAAGCTCCCGCAGCCGGAAGCCCTCGGCAAGCTGCTGGAGTTTTTCGCGACCAGACTTAAAAACCAGATGGTCGGGCAGGGGAACGACACGCTCCTCGTGGAAGCGGTGCTCTCCTCGGATTCCCGCGACGTGCGCGGCGCTCACGCCCGGTTGCACGCGCTGAAGGCATTCAGCCAAGAATCGGATTTCGCGCAGACGGCCATGACGTTCAAACGCGTGGCCAACATCGTGCGCAAGCAGGAACAGGAAGAGGGCGTGCATTTTTCCGGCACGTACGATGTCTCCCTGCTGGCGGAGGATGCGGAAAAAGCCCTGGCCGAAGCCGTTGCCGTGTTCGCGCGGGAATGTGACAGCTTGTGGGAGCAGGGCCGGTATGAGGAGCTTTTGCGCAAAGCCGGGGCGCTGCGCCCCTCGGTTGACGCCTTCTTCGACGGCGTGATGGTCATGGTGGATGACGCGGCGCTGCGCCGGAACCGCCTGGAACTGCTCGCCGCCATTTTGCAGCGCATGGGACGGCTGGCGGACTTCTCCGCCCTGCAAATGTAA
- the rpsT gene encoding 30S ribosomal protein S20, with product MANHKSAIKRHKQSLKRAARNRAARTRIKNVVKAVRLAVLNQDRETAATALVTANSVLDKYAGSAVHWKNASRKMSRLAKAVNAMQSA from the coding sequence TTGGCTAACCACAAGTCTGCGATCAAGCGTCACAAGCAAAGCCTGAAGCGCGCCGCCCGTAACCGCGCCGCCCGCACCCGCATCAAAAACGTGGTCAAGGCCGTGCGCCTCGCCGTCCTGAACCAGGACCGCGAAACCGCCGCCACCGCGCTGGTGACCGCCAACTCCGTGTTGGACAAGTATGCCGGTTCGGCTGTGCATTGGAAGAACGCTTCGCGGAAGATGTCTCGCCTCGCGAAGGCCGTCAACGCGATGCAAAGCGCGTAA